The following DNA comes from Seriola aureovittata isolate HTS-2021-v1 ecotype China chromosome 15, ASM2101889v1, whole genome shotgun sequence.
TTGACTCAAGACAGTTGGTGCTGCAGGCGCTGTGGTGTATATTAAGTCTTGTTTGAAGGTTGTTGTGTAAAAACGAAAAAATGTGTTCTCACTTATGTGTCGTATTCCCTGCTTTGTGTTTCCATACTGATAACCTGCAGCCATGGCAACAATCTCAACAGGGTCACATGAGTAAATCCGTAAAGCTGGATGTCACTTTCATACATGTTCTAGTGACAAAAACAACGTTGAAGGTACAATTAAGGAACAAACTACACAGAATAAtgctgaaaacaacagaaaacaatatggcCGCCCGCAGTAAAATCATCacatcaataatcaatcatgTTAGTATCAGTTATTACAAACATCTTTGCAAAAAACTTTTGATGTTGGCAACTTCATTCATATATTAAGAATGTAAATATATCACATACAATAGTAAATGGCTTGTTAAACGTAATTAAATAGCGTTTGTAATATTACACAATGGAGGACGCCATGAGTTTCTGCACGACTTTCTGAGGAAACAGTTTGACGTATTCATGTGTTCaaatcatagactgtaaataaaaatggacgtagcctctgtgacgtcacacATACGcttctgaagagcggttttgagcAGCTCGCTctgctgttgccatcttggctgCACCTGACTCCAGCCCTCGCTCTCGGCTCCGATCCAAACGTGGGCAAAGAGGAGGCGGGTGTGCGGAGCCGAGGCTTCGGTGGACGCCGGTGTTATACCTGGCAACCGTACGCTCccgttagcatcgttagcacagctgaGTGACTTGCTTGAAGGCTAATGAGCAGAGTATGGCGAGCGCAGACACCGCTACCGCCTTCATATAGCACTTAAGAGAAACCACAACCTGGAtcatgttggttttggtctttttgaaCAAcgagaaaaacatttaaacacgaCACAAACTGATCCTCTAAAAGCTTCACGTCCTCTCTGGAGGCAGAGACAATCTGTCTTAACAGCCTCTCTTCAGAGATCCTCCAGCTGACATCATCTCTTGTTGACTTCGAAACGGCATCACGGCgattatttgtcattttctaaAAGTAGAACGCTCAGCTGTCGACTTGTCAGGACCTGTTCACGGTcaattttctccctctcacGACGGCGTCTTGTTTATCTTCACTTCTGTCTGCACTGATTACATCGACCTTCACTCACGACTCtttcacaaagacactgaagCTGCTTCTTTTGCAAGACTCCATATCTGCTGAGGAACAAACCAGCTAAGCACATTTCTCCATAAAAGATTTTATGATGACGCAATATATTTGCTCTGGATACCAAACTCTTTCACAGAGAGTTGCAACTAATTTTTTTACCTCACATTGTTCCATATAAGTATAAATTAAAAAGTGATCAAGTCTAATTTGTATCTGATGTGATTTAGAAACCgtaatgtaaatgtagttgGTTTAAACAAAAggttaaaaaagtgaaaatacaacatttcCATTCtgtaataaacatgtttaatatggGAGTAAATTATATTTCTTGTACTCAGATTGTTTTATTCTGACCCAGCTGTTCCACTGACACTAACTGGGTCGACtgtttaactgtgttttctATGCTTATTAACATTATgtagaaacatgttttcatctcaGCTGCAGTGGGAAACATGATgctgcggcggcggcggcaTCCCTCtcattaaacacatttcaagtgTTTAATGAAGCTGGGAAACATTTCTGCTGatgatacatttaaaaaaaacaaaaacatctcggtcataacacagaaaaacacacagttggCGGCGAGATCGGGACAATTTTCCTgtaaagaagcagaaaaactaaaaacaaaagatcTGGACAGGAACAACAGAAAAGTGTCTCTTTATTATTCTATTGTCCTGCTCTGTGATTTCCGTCTGAACGTCCCGTCGCCTCGTCTCTCCAGAACCAGATCCGTCTCGTCCTGATGCAGAGAACGATATCAAGTCCAGAACAGCGTCTAAAAATCCCTCTACTGGTCCATCGGCTGCGGGACAGCTAACGAGCTGATGAAGGCGTTGTAGTGCTGCTGGTGGCAGCGCTTGTACTCGTTGATCTTCCTCTTGATCTGTTTGGGGGTGTCCTGGTAGTAGTTCTTCTCGTCTCTGGCCATCGCCTGAAACGACAGGAGGGTCGGTTAGAACCAGATGTTGGACGCTCACTACCAGCTGAGACAGGTTCCTACGTCCTTGTGACAAAAATTAAATGTGCAAAATCCAGAAACCATTTTCAACCAAGActgataattgattaaaaaaaaatgctagcGCCCCCACGTGGCTGTAATTCTCATTAAATACCAGAAAACCACACATGAGATTACTGTGTTATTACTCACATCGTTTATTCTGAGTGTAAccggtcgccatcttggctacgtaGCAGAAGGGGAGGGGCCACCAACGTATTTTCAAACAACAATCGCAGTCTGTGTTGTGTCGTCATTCCCGGTGAGTGCACAGCAGCGGAGCCGGATATAAGACGACACCACCCTCTTCAAATTAATGAACTACACCagtttgtcctgagggtggCGCCAGAGCTACACTGTTCTACGGTGGCCTTTTGGGACATCTGAGGCCCCGCCCACACATatgtggatatttttatgcctcagtgccgacgacagtcagagccggagacatattgttttcaggttgtacgTCTGAGatctcaggaacaccttgatggaacttcttcaaatttggcacaaacgttcactcggactcaagcatgaactgattagattttagaggtcaaaggtcgaaaGTTATCTAGGTGGGAGCATGTGTcttctgtaaatgaaaaaaccTTAAATCTGCTGtttgagaattaaaaatgactACATTTTGAGCGTGATGTTGTGTTGACCACAAAACGctgcaaaaatgcattttagaGGGCGGTTATATAATGGCATTtaaaagtgcacacacacacacacacacacacacacacacacacacacacacacacacacacacacacacacacacacacacacacacacacacacacacactctcctcactAACTGATTCGGACTTGGCGGTTCTCCCAGTGATGACTCCCATTTAAACCAACTGTTGAAAATCCATTTGAATGAGGCACTTTTCTGATAAAAGATCGGGTCATTTAAAATtctggtaaaaagaaaaagaaaagaaaaagacagtgtGTCCCTTCAATCTAAAGTCATGAGAGAAATGctaatcagcagctacgacagAATATCACGGAGCTGAAACTTAGAGGCAACCAAACAGAGGACATCGTTATCATCGGCTGCACCACAGATAAAAATATTCAACTGACAAATTAAGTTTCCTCCGCAGCTACTGAGCACGTCCAGGAGAGAGAAGCTCTTAGACCTTGGCAGCCGGCCCTCATATCTCAGGTGTCAGAGTGTCCTTGAACGCACCAACAGGGAAACTTTTCCTAAACAGTTCTCCAGCACTGTCCCGCAGGTGAATATCTAATATCGGACATTGTTCAGTTTGATGCTGTATGTAAACTGCAGCAGGTGATAACAGAGCGTCAAGCTCACTTTCAGCctgctaatgatgctaatggtgctaatgatgctaatgatGCTCTCCCATGTGGACCTCCTCAGCTGAATGTGAATTAATTCACTCGACTGGCTGCACACAAGcattatctgtttgtttttttccaacattttgatgtgttgttttaaatgaaagaattaatgaatgaatgaatgttagCATGGATCACTCACTCACCTCAGTCTTAAAGGtgtaattcaacattttgggaaatatgttaattcactttcttgcagGAAGTGAGACGAGGCGATTGATACCTCTGTCATGTCTGCGATAATATCAAGTTacctagcttagcttagcttagcataaagactagaaaggggggaaacagctagcttagcctCTGCTCGAAGGGAAATACATCCACCGACCAGCATCTCTGAATATCACTGAATATCACTGATTACATGTTACATCTTGTCAGTTTaatccagagaaaaacaacaacattttggcTCCTTTTAACAACTCTGCTTCAACCGATTCAACGTTCAGCTCAAATCTGTCTGACACTTACTGTGCTCAATAAATACTTGGCTAAATAATGAAAACGGTCACGTTATCTCCGAGCTGTGTTACCGTAGAAACGTCACTCAGGACACATTCAAGCCTGGGTCGGAGCTTTTACCTTGTAGTCGTTGCTGTGTTCTCGGATCATGTACTGAACGTACTCGATCAGGTCGGACGATAACGTCTTGGTGTCTTTCTCAGGTCGACTGGccgtctcctccagctctgctcagaaccacacaaagaaaaacaaaaacaggacatTAACCAAATCCTTCAAAGATTAATTACATTTCTATCTTGGTGGCTTTTAATGATTAACTGGACTTTTATTCCTCCGCGTCGGCGACAGCCTTGTTGTTgatggacacgatatctcagaaactTGAAGGACCTtatttaaatttggcacaaacagtcactaggattcaaggatgaactcgTTACATTTTgatggctaaaggtcaaaggtcaaggtcactgttacctcacaaaacatgattttggcctcaTGAACccaatatctccagaactcctcaaggaaatcccttcaaatttggcacaaactttcacttggactcaaggacgaactgataAGTttctggtggtcaaaggtcaaggtcgtggTGACCTCATTAAagactttttagccattactcaagacgtCAACAGggtaaacagggatgtgacctgaaactacCCTGAATCTTTGTAACGTGAAAGTCTTTTATGATCTTTCACATCGTCATTCAGCGCCATTATCCAGAGAAACTGCTGCTGAAGGCCGACTCCTCTGAGCTTCTGTGCACAGTAACAAAAACACTCTGCTCTCATTCATATTGGTGTAAATAAGCTGCAATCACTCCGAAGTGTCCACACGAATGAAGAGAGAAGAGCCGTGGAAgtggtttataaaaaaaataaaaaaaggagacCAACAAGAGTCTTGACTTTAAACACAGACTTCACCTTCACTTCGCCTCAGTGGAATCACTCAACACGACGACAGACTTGCACTTTAACTCTGACACACAACTTTGTGACGTTAATgacaatataaataataatgatggtaaaaacacattaatggtAATGGGGAGTGCCTTcatcactgtgaacacacacattttgactcagtcccacacacaccgtcctgctgccagaaatactAGAGCATCCAACGTGGattaaactgcagctgaaaatagtccccgaCACATGCTCCGTTTCCtcctgcttgtttgttttgggaTTTCAGCTCTTTTTACTATATTTAAAACCatgagtcagagagaaaaggtAGAGGCTCATTCACATCAGCTGCCGTACAGTCAGCAGAGAGGTGAGTCTGCGGAGGGAAAGCATGATGTCGGGTTCATGGGGCTCTGGAGAGTCATGAAGGTTTGTCCAAACACTCGATTTGTAGCTAGGTGCTTCCTGAATCATATTTAACCGATTCATCTGTAACTGAAACAACACGCCCACAGCAACGAGCCAcatgtcatattttaatattgcGGATTAAAACACTTGTAGCAGTGACAGTGTTTACATAGAGTTCGGGTGAAGTGCATACAGTCACTAAATCACCACTTATCTTATCCAGggtgtgtaaatatattttgatatgaAACATTCTGGTGTGACCGGGTTTAGCCCGACTCTGCCCTGTTCAATCAGGCTCTCGCCCGATCCGACCTAGGCGCAGACTTCTAgtgcaaaacaaagaacaaaagaaagtcgagtgaaggagaaaaaagaaatgacttaCGGTTGAGAACGTAGGGTTTGGTGACGATGTTGACGGGAGCTTTCGTCTGTTTGTCTTCTCCGAGGAGCTGCAcgtaaacaaaaacacataatgaGCAACAATGGAGGTCAGGTCGTCAGCCGGTGTGTTTCTGGGTTAATCCGTCAGGACGGAGGATTTTAAACACGTTTGTTTAACATCGACTGTCCATCTTCTTCTCTAATGTGACATGACgggtatggtgtgtgtgtgtgtgtgtgtgtgtgtgtgtgtgtgtgtgtgtgtgtgtgtgtggggttttcCAGCACTGATGGAACTTCCTGAGCCCAGAGGCGGCGAAAAAATAATTCCTGATTTATGGGTCTCTCATTGTTGTATGTTGATGAAGTGAAACCTTGTGTGAAGCTGCTGGAAAACAAGCTGCAGCCCACAAGACAAGATTAACTTTAATTAACCCCAGGGAGAAAGTGAGCAAACAGAGAGCGCCAttgaagaacaacaaaaaaaacgaattcaccattaaaaaataaaaataaaaaacatccgTATGAGTTACAATgcaaattaaatattgaataaaagCTGTGAAGTGTCTACACTCAGGAATTACCATCATTGTGGGATATTTGCTCCTGACGCTGcaaatacattcatttaaatttcatttatttctgttcaaTCCAGAAAAAGTTTGATTTCTTAAACAGTCAGTTTTATAcatatttgttttgaaaaccaGTTGTAGACATTTAATGGTTCTTTAACTGAAGTGGTTTCATCGTCAACGCTCTGTTGCCCCCTTCTGGCACAAACCAACAACTACAGGATATGAACACAAGCGTTATAAAATCCTAATCAGATGGATACATTTATTACTTAAAATAACAAGagttttaatttaacaatttcCTCAAATTCTCTGAAGTGGAAGTTGGAGACTTCAGCAGAGAGACAACACaatcattcagctgctgatcTGATGCATccatcagcacagacagacacagaaatacatcCTGGGTGATCCAgatttgtattttctattttttctgttttaaaaggCATGCATGGAAAAATACTGGAAGAACATAATTCCAAATAAAGAGCTTAACTTAGAGAATAgactgtgacagaaaaagatTAGCCTGAGGCAAAGGCTGGGACATTTATTTATGAGACAAAAATATGTGGTGTTCTGAAAACTGAGTCGCAAATATCTGAACCGATGACTGCAGCGTCTTTCGGTTTGATTCCACGCCAGGACATTTGCTGCAACTGTCCTGTTTATATCTACACCATCAataaagaggttaaaaaaaaatgccacaaaaatattatttaaataactaaatgaaaatgtaaaacaaagtgtaaaactgCCCAGAGCTAAAATCAGACGTGTTCAGGGACATGTGATAAATGTAACACAACAACAGTGTCATTAACTGCTGGATCTGAAATATGACAGTCTGgaattatttaataaatggaCCAATTCATGTGGTGAGAGCttgtatatgtttttgtttttacagtctACAGAAACAGGAGTTATCTATGATTTTAGTCCCATGATCAGCTGCAAATCCCAATCTGATCACGACAACAGTCATTTAAAACTGAATCTCCATCTTCTCAAGGGGGGGGGAACAGAATCTGAGCCAAACCCAGAGCGATCACTTactctctgtttctttattgGCAGAGTCCGGTTTGGATCGAACGCCAGACCCATCTCCTGCAGGTTCCTGGCCATGGACTTGTTGTCGTCCCACGCATTTCGAATCTGTGAACTGAGAGAAGAAGGAACAAACTGTCAAAGTtacatctaaaataaaaatgggcCTAAAAATTACACCTTGTGTTAGTGATTGTTTCTttcaagataaaaaacaaacacctccTGAGTTTAACACTTTACATTCCTGTTATTAAAGTCACACTAACATTTATAGCTGTTTTGTTTATACCTGTTATGTGTAACAACTGGATatattatttgactttttaaaaaacatatatctTAGTCATCTGTGGCTCAAGGACTGTGTTGTATAAAATGCTAATATGCATACAGTATTTACTGCCTTGATTAATGTTTTGCACCTCGGTCCCAGAGACAAACATTCAGCCCTGTACATCAGAGATATTCATggtttcaaaacatttcaaaagaaGCCTGATGATTAActcataaagaaaataaatctccTCCTCTCAGTAATCAGACCATTGTGTTGTGGAGTCGATCTGCACAGTTTCTTGTGTATTCGCAGCTGAACTTGAGTCACGGCCTTGGATTCATTTCCGCTCCAGGTGGGCAGCGACTCAATGAAACAATTGAAGGATTTAAGCGACGTGGATATCCgcagtgagcacacacacatcccgaCGActactgacccccccccccccgagacaACCCTGCAGACCACTACAATAGGAAAGCATGGCATCCACTTGTCCTCCAGCCTGTAGACCGCCACAGTTTGACGCATGAACCCATCATTCAGATGAATTTAACTACTTTGttatctttgttttactttttacagaAATCATCATCTCGAAGATGATGGAGCAGCAGCTTCACCCACACCTTACTTCAGCTAGGATGGTGGTCGAGATAATGACCTGAACCTAATGTCTGATGTTCACCAACACTGAATAACACTGatcaaaatatttcaacaaattCCTTTCATATTAGTCGCTTTCATTCCTCTGTGCCTCATCAATAGCCAATATAGATTATTAGCTCACGGTGAAACGGTCGTGGGATAAtacttgtttttgtgacttattTATCTAGTGTTTATTAAGTTAAACCTCAGGTAAACCAGGTCTAAAGCAGGTTTAAGTTAACCTCAGGTAAACCAGGTCTAAAGCAGGTTTAAGTTAAACCTCAGGTAAACCAGGTCTAAAGCAGGTTTAAGTTAAACCTCAGGTAAACCAGGTCTAAAACAGGTTTAAGTTAAACCTCAGGTAAACCAGGTCTAAAACAGGTTTAAGTTAAACCTCAGGTAAACCAGGTCTGAAGCAGGTTTAAGTTAAACCTCTGTTAAACCAGGTGTGAGACATGTTTAGGTCAACCTCAGGTAAACCAGGTCTGAAGCAGGTTTAAGTTAAACCTCAGGTAAACCAGGTCTGAAGCAGGTTTAAGTTAAACCTCTGTTAAACCAGGTGTGAGACATGTTTAGGTCAACCTCAGGTAAACCAGGTctaaagcaggtttaggttaAACCTCAGAAACAGTGACCTCTCGAGGACCCAGCGGGGGGGTTTAAGTGATCACGTGACTTTGACCCACAGGTATAAACTCGTCCTAACCGTTAAACTGAAACCAGCCTTGTGTTTCTCATGGTTCCAACATGCCCAGCGTTAAccaacattagctaacattagctaacattagctaacatgcTAGCGAACCGTTCCGTGCTCCACTTACTCTTCTATCCTCGGCTTATATTTCTTGATgaacttcttcttcatcttcttccgGTCTTTGTTGTAGTCGAACTTCTTCCTCTTACTCGACTGCTTGGTTTTcggcatgtttgtgtttgtctctgttttcttgTCACAGCGGAGGTTTGTTGGTCTGAGAGGGAAGCAacgtgcagcagcagcagcaacaggaagcacgtgtttgttttgttccgGTCATGTGACTACAGACCACGCCccgttttttttacctttgacctttcgggctttttttttctttaatcgttttgttttaagtttacgtttttattttatttacacacatataATAGAAATGTATGTTGCTACATATTAGTAATGAAATTTGTTATTACATGAAAATTGagggttttggttttggacGGTTGgtcaagaacaaaacaaacaaaaaagacaagatgTTTAAATATTGGCAGATAAAAAATAGTTATTTGATGTATAGATGAGAAGTGTGCTtcattaaaactgtattttagtGTTTGaacaaaaaatctttttacatATATCCAAGCTGAAAACTTTTGTGTTTGCCACTGACctctaattaaattaaatttgggactgtttattcatattttgttcTGTGTTGTAACGTATTCtcctgtttattctgttttattcagttttatcttATCTACCATTTCACTTCTATCTTACTAAGTCTTGTTAATCAGATGTtctgaacaaattaaaaacagtaacaaaaacagacacactaaaaagatattaaatgataaaaacactaATAGGAAAACCTCTAAAGTCTTTATATAGGTTTACATCAGAGTTACTTTGAGTTTCAGTGACAGCTTTGATTTAATGGGGCTGCTGAGTCAAGggctggaaacagctgcaacTGCTGCTTTTATCCTCTAGATGTCAgactgggtaaaaaaaaaaaaagtatgtcaAAAGCTTCAGATTTTCAAATTTTGGAGTTAAGTGAAAGATAAaatctcattttttttacctactcttaaccttcaaaataagagctgtTCATCAAATTTCTTTTGACTTTAAAAGCTCCAGACTGCATTAGAGCTCCACAGGTCTCTGAAGTCTGTTTAGGTCTTTATCTGCATATTGAATGTttgaacaacagcagcaacgtttacttttctttgtctcttttccaGTCAATTTCAAATCCAAATTCTATTCTCAAATTCTTATTCATGAATTGATAAAGGTATTTCTCAGTGGtatattttattgctgtttttgtaaatccatttttaaatcttaagtatttattgatggattaatcattcatttgtaaattctttttacaattcctgtttttgatgtttattagaatatgaaattaaagaaatactttattacttttcctgtgacgcCCCTGG
Coding sequences within:
- the nop16 gene encoding nucleolar protein 16, which gives rise to MPKTKQSSKRKKFDYNKDRKKMKKKFIKKYKPRIEDSQIRNAWDDNKSMARNLQEMGLAFDPNRTLPIKKQRLLGEDKQTKAPVNIVTKPYVLNQLEETASRPEKDTKTLSSDLIEYVQYMIREHSNDYKAMARDEKNYYQDTPKQIKRKINEYKRCHQQHYNAFISSLAVPQPMDQ